A stretch of the Myripristis murdjan chromosome 24, fMyrMur1.1, whole genome shotgun sequence genome encodes the following:
- the ptrhd1 gene encoding putative peptidyl-tRNA hydrolase PTRHD1: protein MAASGSGTPGRLVQYVVVRSDLVHKLSWPLGAVITQACHAATAAIHLNYADPDTQQYLTELDSMHKVVLQAPDQDSLSSLSETLTEGGVAHKLWIEQPENIPTCLALKPYPKETVQPLLRKFKLFK, encoded by the exons ATGGCTGCCTCTGGAAGTGGCACTCCTGGCCGGCTGGTCCAGTATGTTGTTGTCCGGTCGGACCTGGTCCACAAGCTGTCCTGGCCGCTTGGAGCCGTCATAACACAGGCCTGCCATGCCGCTACCGCCGCTATTCACCTCAACTACGCAGACCCGGACACACAGCAGTACCTGACAGAGCTGGACTCCATGCACAAAGTAGTGCTTCAG GCTCCAGACCAAGACTCCCTGTCCAGCCTGTCAGAGACTCTGACAGAGGGAGGTGTGGCCCACAAGCTTTGGATCGAACAGCCAGAGAACATCCCTACCTGTCTGGCGTTGAAGCCTTACCCTAAAGAGACTGTCCAGCCACTGCTGCGCAAGTTCAAACTCTTCAAATga